The Euphorbia lathyris chromosome 2, ddEupLath1.1, whole genome shotgun sequence genome includes a window with the following:
- the LOC136218276 gene encoding N-terminal acetyltransferase B complex catalytic subunit NAA20, whose amino-acid sequence MTTIRRFCCNDLLRFTSVNLDHLTETFNMSFYMTYLARWPDYFHVAEGPNNKVMGYIMGKVEGQGESWHGHVTAVTVAAEYRRQQLAKKLMNLLEDIGDNIDKAYFVDLFVRASNTPAIKMYEKLGYVIYRRVLRYYSGEEDGLDMRKALSRDVEKKSIIPLKRPVTPDELEYD is encoded by the exons ATGACGACGATACGCCGATTCTGTTGTAATGATCTTCTTCGATTCACTTCTGTGAATCTTGACCATCTCACAGAAACT TTCAACATGTCGTTCTATATGACCTATTTGGCGAGATGGCCAGACTATTTCCATGTCGCTGAAGGCCCCAATAACAAAGTGATGGGCTACA TTATGGGTAAAGTAGAAGGACAAGGGGAGTCATGGCATGGACACGTGACGGCGGTGACTGTCGCTGCGGAATACCGTAGACAGCAATTAGCCAAGAAACTCATGAACCTCCTTGAAGATATCGGTGACAACAT TGATAAGGCCTACTTTGTCGACCTTTTTGTGAGAGCATCAAATACACCAGCTATAAAGATGTATGAGAAG CTTGGATATGTAATTTATAGACGAGTACTACGCTATTACTCAGGAGAGGAAGATGGCTTAG ACATGAGGAAAGCTTTATCACGGGATGTTGAAAAGAAGTCCATAATCCCCCTCAAACGGCCAGTCACTCCGGATGAATTAGAGTATGACTAA